A genome region from Haliotis asinina isolate JCU_RB_2024 chromosome 11, JCU_Hal_asi_v2, whole genome shotgun sequence includes the following:
- the LOC137256437 gene encoding UMP-CMP kinase 2, mitochondrial-like, with product MESDAADVKSCFRLDCPTTDSTKKYRIPPMFRNTTFSPVFHSYERTMDVLNRVSDMPEVQELLAVGRKELPGNFSIESLQSQLKHPFVVVEGMDAAGKTTLTETLERKMQAVRYHTPPPCIQHLRKFFDAMPEIVRRAYYSLGNYVVAIQIAKECQQKAVVMDRFWHSTAAYGIANETSLSDLPPLGHVTYNWPCDLLRPSVVLFLNVTEEVRKQRMNFRDEAMTYEEKILDTDALFRQRLCEAYKRMSDPACTEVDASGSREIVADLALSALKQHGVILT from the exons ATGGAATCTGATGCAGCAGACGTCAAAAGTTGTTTTCGTCTTGACTGTCCCACAACTGACAGTACAAAGAAATACCGCATTCCTCCCATGTTCAGGAACACAACGTTTAGCCCCGTGTTTCACAGTTATGAAAGAACAATGGATGTTTTAAACAGG GTGTCTGACATGCCAGAAGTCCAGGAGTTATTAGCAGTTGGAAGAAAGGAACTACCTGGGAACTTCAGCATTGAATCACTTCAGTCTCAGCTGAAGCATCCTTTTGTTGTGGTGGAAGGAATGGATGCAGCAG GAAAGACAACTTTGACAGAAACTCTGGAACGCAAGATGCAAGCAGTGAGATACCACACTCCACCCCCATGTATTCAACATCTAAGGAAATTCTTTGATGCCATGCCGGAAATTGTCCGCAGGGCTTACTACTCACTGGGAAACTATGTCGTGGCCATTCAGATTGCCAAGGAATGTCAACAAAAAGCTGTTGTCATGGACAG ATTCTGGCACAGCACTGCTGCCTATGGTATTGCCAATGAGACGTCCTTGAGTGATCTGCCTCCTTTAGGTCATGTGACCTACAACTGGCCATGTGACCTACTTCGGCCAAGTGTGGTTTTGTTCTTGAATGTGACAGAGGAAGTTCGCAAACAGAGGATGAACTTTCGAGATGAAGCAATGACATACGAAGAAAAAATTCTTGACACTGATGCCTTGTTCAGACAGAG ATTATGTGAAGCTTACAAGAGAATGAGTGATCCAGCGTGCACCGAGGTTGACGCATCTGGATCTCGAGAGATTGTCGCAGACCTTGCATTGTCTGCACTGAAACAACATGGGGTCATATTGACCTAA